A portion of the Lolium rigidum isolate FL_2022 chromosome 1, APGP_CSIRO_Lrig_0.1, whole genome shotgun sequence genome contains these proteins:
- the LOC124684670 gene encoding calcium-binding protein KIC-like: MASHQQQSQSVGFEDYLPVMAERLGEEGLMQELASGFRLLQDPALGLITFASLRRNAPLLGLGGMSDDDLRGMLAEGDFDGDGALSEMEFCVLMVRLSPELMDEPRRWLDDAVAQASQFLFTS, translated from the coding sequence ATGGCATCTCACCAGCAGCAATCGCAATCCGTGGGGTTCGAGGACTACCTCCCGGTGATGGCGGAGCGGCTGGGCGAGGAGGGCCTGATGCAGGAGCTGGCGTCGGGGTTCAGGCTGCTGCAGGACCCCGCCCTTGGCCTCATCACCTTCGCCAGCCTCCGCCGCAACGCGCCGCTGCTGGGGCTGGGCGGTATGTCCGACGACGACCTCCGCGGGATGCTCGCCGAGggcgacttcgacggcgacggcgcgctcAGCGAGATGGAGTTCTGCGTTCTGATGGTCAGGCTCAGCCCCGAGCTCATGGACGAGCCCCGCAGGTGGCTCGACGACGCCGTCGCGCAGGCGTCGCAGTTCCTCTTCACCAGCTAG